A segment of the Halococcus saccharolyticus DSM 5350 genome:
GGCGATCGAGGGCAACCTCTGTCGATGTACCGGCTATCAGAACATCGTGAACGCGGTCGAGTTCGCCGCCGACGAGATGAGTGCGGCAGCGACCGACGGTGGCGAGGACGTGACCGAGACGACCGCCGTAGACGGTGGGGGTGACGACTGACCATGGGAATCGAAACCATCGAATCCGACGAACTCGACGTGGAATCGGTGCTCGGCTCGGCGGTCGAGCGCCGCGAGGACCCCTCGCTCATCACGGGCGAGGCCGAGTACACCGACGATATCCAGCGGCCGAACATGGCCCACATGGCCGTATTGCGGAGTCAGTACGGCCATGCGACGATCGGCGATGTCGACACCAGCGACGCCGAAGAAATGGACGGGGTGATCGGCGTCTACACCGCCGACGATCTCGACGTTCCCGGCGAGATCCCCGTCGGCTGGCTGCTCGACAGTCTTGAGACGCCGGTCCATCCACTTCTCGCGGGCGAAACTGCGCGGTATCAGGGTGACGGGATCGCCGTGGTCGTCGCCGAGGAGCGCTACATCGCGAGTGACGCGGTCGACGCCATCGACGTCGACTACGACCGCCAGGATGCAGTCATCGACCCGAAGGAGGCCGTCGAGGACGGTGCGCCGGTCGTCCACGACGACCTCGACGACAACACCGCCTTCGACTGGGAGATCGGTGATGCGGATGCTACCGACGACGCGTTCGACGACGCGGCCCACACCGCCGAGGTCGATCTGACGAACCAGCGACTGATCCCGAACGCGATGGAGCCGCGGGCGACGGTGGCGGAGTACAAACCCGGTACCGAAGAACTGGAGGTTCACATGACCTCACAGAACCCCCATCTCCACCGCCAGCTCATGTCGGGAGTGCTCGACGTCCCCGAGCACAAGATCCACATCGTCGCACCCGACGTGGGCGGCGGGTTCGGCTCGAAGATCCACCACTACCCCGACGAGGCGCTCGCGTCGTGGTGTGCGATGGAGACCGGGCGGCCCGTGAAGTGGACCGCCACGCGGACCGAGACCTACCTCACCGACGCCCACGGCCGCGATCACATCACCCACGGCGAACTCGCGATGGACGAGGAAGGAACGATCACCGGGAT
Coding sequences within it:
- a CDS encoding xanthine dehydrogenase family protein molybdopterin-binding subunit; the encoded protein is MGIETIESDELDVESVLGSAVERREDPSLITGEAEYTDDIQRPNMAHMAVLRSQYGHATIGDVDTSDAEEMDGVIGVYTADDLDVPGEIPVGWLLDSLETPVHPLLAGETARYQGDGIAVVVAEERYIASDAVDAIDVDYDRQDAVIDPKEAVEDGAPVVHDDLDDNTAFDWEIGDADATDDAFDDAAHTAEVDLTNQRLIPNAMEPRATVAEYKPGTEELEVHMTSQNPHLHRQLMSGVLDVPEHKIHIVAPDVGGGFGSKIHHYPDEALASWCAMETGRPVKWTATRTETYLTDAHGRDHITHGELAMDEEGTITGMRVKTYAGMGAYLSTFAPAVPTYLYGTLLSGQYDIPAIHCNVVGAFTNGAPVDAYRGAGRPEALYVVERLITLGAREMGMDPAEFRRQNFVPDDDFPHQTPVAVEYDSGNYEPALDKALKAVGYDDLRERQEELREEGRYLGIGLSSYIEACGLAPSELAGQLGAQAGLWESGLVRVHPTGKVTAFCGTSGHGQGHETTYAPVSYTHL